From the Candidatus Binatia bacterium genome, one window contains:
- a CDS encoding homoserine dehydrogenase produces MARADRSRRAPSGKPGQRRVRVALIGWGTIGSGVIKMMRGSHDALSDRLGAPLELARVADLDLTSKRSVRVPKSLLTKDTKAVLKDPDIDIVVELIGGLEPARTFVLEAIANGKAVVTANKALLAHHGREIFTAAEAAGVGFGFEASVGGGIPIIRTLREALGGDRHSAVFGIMNGTSNYILSTMAAKGDGFSEVLAAAQASGLAEADPTYDVDGIDAAHKLALLVQLAFGVHIPLDAIHTEGIREVDELDMAYAKELGYEIKLLAIAKQLDDSIEARVHPTMIPTSNLLAGVDGAMNAVCLHGDALGPSMYYGAGAGMMPTATAVVGDILDLARDRLGLGGPRLPPLGFAARDLQKARVRPIGDVVSEYYLRIQAKDQPGVLAEVAGHLGRAGISVESVVQRGRKSDGAVPMVFRTHETRERDLRRALAKVAALKTIKGTPVAIRIEENPG; encoded by the coding sequence ATGGCAAGAGCTGATCGGAGTCGGCGGGCACCGTCGGGAAAGCCGGGTCAGCGTCGTGTGCGCGTGGCACTCATCGGCTGGGGCACCATCGGATCGGGTGTGATCAAGATGATGCGAGGGTCACACGACGCACTCTCGGATCGTCTCGGCGCACCGTTGGAACTGGCGCGGGTCGCGGATCTCGATCTCACGAGCAAGCGCAGCGTGCGGGTTCCGAAGAGCCTCCTCACCAAAGATACGAAGGCGGTCCTGAAGGACCCGGACATCGACATCGTGGTCGAGCTGATCGGCGGCCTGGAGCCGGCCCGGACCTTTGTCCTCGAAGCCATCGCGAACGGCAAGGCCGTCGTGACGGCGAACAAGGCGCTTCTCGCGCATCACGGTCGCGAGATCTTCACCGCGGCCGAGGCGGCGGGTGTCGGGTTCGGTTTCGAGGCGAGTGTGGGGGGCGGCATCCCGATCATCCGCACGCTGCGTGAGGCGCTCGGGGGGGATCGTCATTCCGCAGTCTTCGGCATCATGAACGGGACGTCGAACTACATCCTGAGCACGATGGCGGCGAAGGGAGATGGGTTCTCCGAGGTTCTCGCGGCCGCTCAAGCGTCCGGCCTGGCTGAAGCCGATCCGACGTACGATGTCGACGGAATTGACGCTGCGCACAAGCTGGCGCTCCTCGTGCAGCTCGCCTTCGGCGTGCACATCCCCCTGGACGCGATCCACACCGAGGGGATTCGCGAGGTCGATGAGCTGGACATGGCCTACGCGAAGGAGCTCGGGTACGAGATCAAGCTTCTCGCGATCGCGAAGCAGCTCGACGACTCGATCGAAGCCCGCGTGCACCCGACCATGATCCCGACCAGCAACCTGCTCGCGGGCGTCGACGGTGCGATGAACGCGGTCTGTCTCCACGGGGACGCACTGGGCCCGAGCATGTACTACGGCGCAGGTGCGGGCATGATGCCTACAGCGACGGCGGTCGTCGGCGACATCCTGGACCTGGCCCGCGATCGGTTGGGCCTCGGCGGCCCGCGGCTTCCTCCGCTCGGCTTCGCCGCTCGGGACCTTCAGAAGGCCCGCGTGCGGCCGATCGGCGACGTCGTCAGCGAGTACTACCTGCGGATCCAGGCGAAGGATCAGCCGGGCGTGCTCGCGGAGGTCGCCGGGCATCTCGGTCGGGCGGGCATCTCGGTGGAGTCAGTAGTGCAACGGGGCCGAAAGAGCGACGGAGCCGTTCCGATGGTGTTCCGCACGCACGAGACGCGTGAGCGAGACCTACGTCGCGCGCTTGCGAAGGTCGCCGCTCTGAAGACGATCAAGGGGACGCCCGTGGCCATCCGGATCGAAGAAAATCCGGGCTAA
- a CDS encoding FAD-dependent monooxygenase, with product MDSLERPHARLMAESVEQRDIVIVGGGPAGSGTALALQKAAPELAARALILDRAEFPRDKTCAGGLIPMTLGLLESVDLSLSVPAVRVDHARVEAGGGGAIEVAAGGCCWVIRRREFDDMLLSAARDRGTEVRTGVRVRGAERRGDVIRLDTSDGPIDARAVVAADGAGSLLRRRLVDPDEGWVARAIMCDVPIAGDVAPDIYEFDFRDVPDGLAGYAWSFPCWIDGRPHWNVGAYSVRRRGEGERLAGILDGRSGGIADRKAHPIRLYEAGRPLAAPGVLLVGDAAGVDPLLGEGISFALEYGQMAARELQEGFLAGDLRFSRYQARVAGSPLGKKLRRLALAARLFYGPRSDLWFRVARLSRTAQRIGMNWYNGVGLWNPTVSAPPEAP from the coding sequence GTGGATTCGCTCGAACGTCCGCACGCGCGGCTGATGGCGGAATCCGTCGAACAGCGTGACATCGTCATCGTCGGGGGTGGCCCCGCCGGTTCGGGGACGGCGCTGGCTCTACAGAAAGCGGCGCCGGAACTTGCTGCGAGGGCGCTGATTCTCGACCGAGCCGAGTTCCCGCGCGACAAGACCTGCGCGGGTGGGCTGATTCCCATGACGCTCGGCCTGTTGGAAAGCGTCGATCTGTCGCTGTCGGTGCCGGCGGTCCGGGTTGACCACGCGCGGGTCGAGGCCGGCGGAGGCGGTGCGATCGAAGTGGCCGCGGGTGGGTGCTGCTGGGTGATCCGACGCCGGGAGTTCGATGACATGCTCCTGTCTGCGGCACGGGATCGCGGGACCGAGGTGCGCACCGGCGTGCGAGTGCGCGGCGCGGAACGCCGCGGTGACGTCATCCGCCTCGACACGAGTGACGGCCCGATCGATGCGCGTGCGGTCGTCGCGGCCGACGGCGCGGGGAGCCTTCTCCGCCGACGGCTCGTCGACCCGGACGAAGGCTGGGTGGCGCGCGCGATCATGTGCGACGTTCCCATTGCGGGGGACGTGGCGCCGGACATCTACGAGTTCGATTTTCGTGACGTGCCCGACGGCCTGGCCGGGTACGCCTGGTCGTTTCCGTGTTGGATCGACGGCCGGCCGCATTGGAACGTTGGAGCCTATTCGGTCCGCCGCCGAGGCGAGGGCGAGCGGCTGGCCGGGATCCTCGACGGTCGCAGTGGTGGGATCGCGGACCGCAAGGCGCACCCGATACGCCTGTACGAGGCTGGACGTCCGCTGGCGGCCCCCGGCGTCCTGCTGGTGGGCGATGCGGCCGGGGTGGATCCGCTCCTGGGGGAGGGGATCTCCTTCGCCCTGGAATACGGCCAAATGGCCGCCCGGGAGCTCCAGGAGGGCTTCCTCGCGGGCGATTTGCGCTTCTCCCGGTATCAGGCCCGGGTGGCGGGATCGCCCCTGGGAAAGAAGTTGCGAAGGCTCGCTCTGGCCGCGAGACTCTTCTACGGCCCGAGAAGCGATCTCTGGTTCCGGGTGGCTCGCCTCAGCCGGACTGCGCAGCGAATCGGGATGAATTGGTACAACGGTGTAGGGCTCTGGAATCCGACGGTTTCGGCGCCCCCGGAGGCTCCCTGA
- the thiE gene encoding thiamine phosphate synthase encodes MARFLPAPLYAIVDVMSGEAAEPLALGEKLAAAGVPWLQLRVKSTPSREHVAIAERLIGLARPHGTRVIVNDRLDVALASGAAGVHLGQDDLPLTAARFVANHPEFVIGISTHDVGQARAAEAGGADYIGFGPMFPTSSKANALPPRANGALGAVRAAVGLPIVAIGGITEATASGVLSAGANAVAMIGALASAPDPVGLATSLLQLNGYRS; translated from the coding sequence GTGGCGCGCTTCCTACCGGCTCCTCTGTACGCGATCGTCGACGTCATGAGCGGAGAAGCCGCCGAACCGCTGGCTCTCGGCGAGAAGCTCGCTGCTGCAGGCGTACCCTGGCTGCAGCTCCGCGTGAAATCCACGCCGAGTCGTGAGCACGTCGCGATCGCGGAGCGGCTCATCGGACTGGCGAGGCCCCACGGCACGCGCGTGATCGTGAATGACCGCCTCGATGTCGCGCTCGCAAGCGGTGCCGCCGGCGTGCACCTCGGCCAGGACGACCTCCCGCTCACCGCCGCTCGGTTTGTCGCAAACCACCCCGAGTTCGTGATCGGTATCTCCACGCACGACGTGGGTCAGGCCCGTGCGGCGGAGGCCGGCGGCGCCGACTACATCGGATTCGGACCGATGTTCCCGACGTCGAGCAAGGCGAACGCGCTCCCCCCCCGAGCAAACGGCGCACTCGGCGCCGTGCGGGCTGCGGTCGGCCTGCCCATCGTCGCGATAGGCGGTATCACCGAGGCCACGGCGTCCGGCGTCCTGTCCGCGGGCGCGAACGCCGTCGCCATGATCGGCGCCCTCGCGAGCGCACCCGACCCGGTCGGGCTCGCGACGTCCCTGCTGCAGCTGAACGGCTACAGATCGTAG
- a CDS encoding enoyl-CoA hydratase-related protein: protein MGNASLERSGDIATLRIDRPRAMNSLDAETLSELRVHVQTLAREPARVVLVRSAGDRVFVAGADIAAMSKMSPEEARTFSELGHETFDALEALPSLQVAVVQGAALGGGCELLLSCDLAIASEKARFGQPETNLGLLPGFGGCSRLVRRIGLGAARDLIYSGRLIGAQEALAAGLVNKVVAPEELDAGASAWAAELASRPPLAVRRAKAAMAAAEVSDARTAARVEIEGFAGVFASDDCREGLNAFLEKRTPTFQGR, encoded by the coding sequence ATGGGAAACGCAAGCCTCGAGCGCAGCGGCGATATCGCCACGCTCCGGATCGATCGGCCGCGCGCGATGAACTCGCTCGACGCCGAAACCTTGTCGGAACTGCGCGTGCACGTGCAGACGCTCGCGCGTGAGCCGGCGCGAGTCGTTCTCGTTCGCAGCGCGGGTGACCGCGTGTTCGTCGCGGGCGCCGACATTGCTGCGATGTCGAAGATGAGCCCCGAGGAAGCGAGGACGTTCTCGGAACTCGGGCATGAAACGTTCGATGCGCTCGAGGCGTTGCCGAGTCTTCAAGTGGCGGTCGTCCAGGGCGCCGCGCTCGGCGGCGGCTGCGAACTCCTGCTCTCTTGTGATCTCGCGATTGCGAGCGAGAAAGCTCGGTTTGGCCAACCCGAAACCAACCTGGGCCTTCTGCCGGGTTTCGGGGGCTGTTCCCGCCTGGTCCGTCGGATCGGTCTCGGCGCGGCGCGGGATCTCATCTACAGCGGCCGACTGATCGGTGCGCAGGAAGCCCTGGCCGCGGGCCTCGTGAACAAGGTGGTTGCTCCAGAGGAACTCGATGCCGGTGCCTCTGCCTGGGCTGCGGAGTTGGCCAGCCGGCCGCCCTTGGCCGTGCGGCGAGCCAAGGCGGCGATGGCGGCGGCAGAAGTGAGTGATGCTCGCACCGCCGCGCGAGTCGAGATCGAGGGCTTCGCTGGCGTGTTCGCTTCCGACGATTGTCGGGAAGGTCTGAACGCGTTTCTCGAGAAGCGCACGCCGACGTTCCAGGGACGCTGA
- the dnaB gene encoding replicative DNA helicase: MTTNGLAAAPATGGRVPPQSIEAEEAVLGGILVDNRALDQAIESLNAEDFYREAHRRIFLALIDLDERGEPADVITITEALKRRGDLEAVGGASSVAELVDRTATASNVGFYAKIVRDKSILRRLVEAGSDIAQRASLGAADVGELLDQAEQGVLDIANRRMRPFARLEEIIVTTVGQIEEMYKNPEALTGIPTGLIELDKLTAGFQPADLIILAGRPSMGKSALATNIAQYAAANTGKAVGLFSLEMSKESLVMRMLCGTARIDSNKIRTGTLTDEDFPRLAMAAGQLADLPFFIDDTPGLSALELRAKARRLKRENGGIGLIVVDYLQLMQAHRQVDNREQEISMISRSLKALAKELEVPVLALSQLNRAVESRADKRPMMSDLRESGAIEQDADVIAFVYRDDFYNKASPDQGVAEVIIAKQRNGATGTARLAFRKEFTSFENLSSRDDDPGGDADYDDYDL; encoded by the coding sequence GTGACGACGAACGGGCTGGCGGCGGCCCCGGCGACGGGCGGGCGGGTTCCCCCGCAGAGTATCGAGGCCGAAGAGGCCGTGCTCGGCGGGATCCTTGTCGACAACCGCGCTTTGGACCAGGCGATCGAATCCCTCAACGCCGAGGATTTCTATCGCGAGGCGCACCGCCGGATCTTCCTGGCGTTGATCGACCTCGATGAGCGCGGAGAGCCCGCCGACGTCATCACGATCACCGAGGCGCTCAAACGTCGCGGTGATCTCGAGGCTGTCGGGGGCGCATCGAGCGTCGCGGAATTGGTGGACCGCACGGCCACCGCGTCGAACGTCGGCTTCTACGCGAAGATCGTCCGCGATAAATCCATCTTGCGTCGCCTCGTCGAAGCCGGCAGCGACATCGCGCAGCGCGCGAGCTTGGGTGCGGCGGACGTGGGCGAGTTGCTGGATCAGGCTGAGCAGGGCGTCCTGGACATAGCGAATCGCCGAATGCGGCCGTTTGCGCGCCTCGAAGAGATCATTGTCACCACGGTCGGGCAGATCGAGGAGATGTACAAGAACCCCGAGGCACTCACGGGGATTCCGACCGGTCTCATCGAGCTCGACAAACTGACGGCCGGGTTTCAGCCGGCCGACCTGATCATTCTCGCGGGACGTCCGTCCATGGGGAAGAGTGCCCTCGCGACGAACATCGCGCAGTATGCCGCAGCGAACACCGGCAAGGCCGTCGGGCTGTTCTCGCTCGAGATGTCGAAGGAATCGCTCGTCATGCGCATGCTCTGCGGCACGGCGCGGATCGACAGCAACAAGATCCGGACGGGGACGCTCACCGACGAGGACTTTCCGCGCCTCGCGATGGCCGCCGGCCAGCTGGCGGACCTTCCATTCTTCATCGACGATACACCGGGTCTGTCGGCCCTGGAGCTCCGGGCGAAGGCGCGTCGTCTCAAGCGCGAGAACGGCGGCATCGGTCTGATCGTCGTGGATTACCTGCAGCTGATGCAGGCGCACCGGCAGGTCGACAACCGCGAGCAGGAGATCTCGATGATCTCTCGCTCGCTCAAGGCGCTGGCGAAGGAGCTCGAGGTGCCCGTCCTCGCGCTCTCGCAGCTCAACCGGGCGGTGGAGAGTCGCGCGGACAAGCGGCCCATGATGTCCGATCTCCGTGAGTCCGGTGCGATCGAGCAGGACGCCGACGTGATCGCCTTCGTCTATCGGGATGACTTCTACAACAAGGCCTCGCCCGATCAGGGCGTCGCCGAAGTGATCATCGCGAAGCAGAGGAACGGTGCGACCGGCACGGCGCGTCTCGCGTTCCGCAAAGAGTTCACGAGCTTTGAGAATCTGAGCTCGCGAGACGACGACCCCGGCGGGGACGCGGACTACGACGACTACGATCTGTAG
- a CDS encoding cobalamin B12-binding domain-containing protein, with the protein MKSQTKRPLRILVAKPGLDGHDRGAKIIARALRDAGMEVIYTGLHQTPEMIVEAALQEDVDAVGLSVLSGAHRVQFPAVIELLAARDAADIVVFGGGIIPVDDITALSKEGVSRIFTPGATTDEIVEWIRSNVRTRG; encoded by the coding sequence ATGAAGAGCCAAACGAAACGTCCGCTTCGAATACTGGTCGCCAAGCCCGGCCTCGATGGCCATGACAGGGGGGCGAAGATCATTGCTCGCGCCCTGCGCGACGCCGGGATGGAGGTCATCTACACCGGTCTCCACCAGACGCCGGAGATGATCGTGGAGGCAGCCCTCCAGGAGGACGTCGACGCCGTCGGGCTGTCGGTTTTGTCGGGCGCCCACCGGGTGCAGTTCCCGGCGGTCATCGAGCTACTCGCCGCGCGCGACGCCGCAGACATCGTTGTGTTCGGTGGAGGGATCATTCCGGTGGACGACATCACCGCGCTGTCGAAAGAGGGGGTGTCCCGTATCTTCACGCCTGGTGCGACGACTGACGAAATCGTGGAGTGGATTCGCTCGAACGTCCGCACGCGCGGCTGA
- a CDS encoding HAD-IB family hydrolase yields the protein MVGRTAAFFDIDGTLLAVHSAPHYARYMRKHGRARRRDLLRTAYYLLQYRLNLLDMEGALERASELIVGQEEAEVAAFSLRWYEDVMREHLVPVVCDLLAQHQRRGDTVALLSTTTSYLADPIARDLGVDHSLVTRLEVEDGRFTGRADGPICYGRGKVFWAKKFAEEEDVDLAQSYFYTDSVTDVPVLELVGHPRIVQPDRLLRREARRRGWSVVPTDGAPQTL from the coding sequence GTGGTGGGCCGCACGGCAGCGTTCTTCGACATCGACGGAACGTTGCTGGCGGTCCACTCCGCTCCGCACTACGCCCGGTACATGCGCAAGCACGGACGGGCCCGTCGTCGCGATCTGCTTCGTACGGCGTACTATCTGCTCCAGTACCGGTTGAATCTGCTGGACATGGAGGGTGCGCTCGAACGAGCGAGTGAACTGATCGTCGGTCAGGAAGAGGCCGAGGTCGCCGCGTTCTCGCTCCGTTGGTACGAAGACGTCATGCGTGAGCATCTCGTGCCGGTCGTGTGCGATCTGCTCGCGCAACACCAACGGCGTGGCGATACGGTTGCGCTGTTGAGCACCACGACGAGCTATCTCGCCGACCCCATCGCCCGCGACCTGGGTGTCGACCACTCTCTGGTGACGCGCCTGGAAGTCGAGGACGGCCGGTTTACCGGTCGAGCCGATGGTCCGATCTGTTATGGCCGCGGAAAGGTCTTCTGGGCGAAGAAGTTCGCAGAAGAGGAAGACGTCGACCTTGCGCAGAGCTACTTCTACACCGACTCCGTGACGGATGTGCCGGTGCTCGAGTTGGTCGGCCACCCGCGGATCGTGCAGCCGGACCGCCTGCTGAGACGCGAAGCGCGGCGTCGCGGCTGGTCGGTGGTGCCGACCGACGGTGCGCCGCAGACATTGTGA
- a CDS encoding acetyl-CoA C-acetyltransferase: protein MADAVIVSATRTPIGAMGGSLSTLPATKLGSIATSEALRRAGVEGKELGEVVLGHVLAAGLGLNAARVAYLDAGIPKEVPGYGVNMACGSGLKAVANVASGIRNGDYDIGLAGGMENMSSSPYLLEKARYGYRLGHSQVFDSMIKDGLTCPMTDVHMGVTAENIAAKYEISREEQDEFSAGSQNKAGAAMEGGKFKAEIVPVQVPGKKRGETVEFAVDEFPRPGTSAEKLGGLRAAFKKDGTVTAGNASGINDGGAALVVMSEDAAKSRGLKPLAKIRTWASAGVDPSIMGMGPWPACEKALAQAGLTKDQIDLWELNEAFAAQSLGVLRELQIDRDRVNVNGGAIALGHPIGASGARVLVTLLHAMQDRDKNLGVASLCIGGGQGIAMIVER, encoded by the coding sequence ATGGCAGACGCAGTGATCGTATCGGCAACACGAACCCCCATCGGAGCCATGGGCGGCTCGCTTTCGACCCTTCCCGCAACGAAGCTGGGCTCGATCGCCACGAGCGAGGCCCTGCGCCGCGCCGGCGTCGAGGGCAAAGAGCTCGGAGAGGTCGTGCTGGGTCACGTTCTTGCCGCGGGCCTCGGCCTCAATGCAGCGCGCGTCGCCTACCTCGATGCCGGGATCCCCAAAGAGGTTCCGGGCTACGGTGTGAACATGGCTTGCGGATCGGGCCTGAAGGCCGTTGCGAACGTCGCCTCGGGCATCCGCAACGGGGACTATGACATCGGCCTCGCCGGCGGCATGGAGAACATGTCGAGTTCGCCGTACCTGCTCGAGAAGGCCCGCTACGGGTACCGTCTCGGTCACTCGCAGGTCTTCGATTCGATGATCAAGGACGGGCTCACGTGCCCGATGACCGACGTTCACATGGGGGTCACCGCGGAGAACATCGCCGCTAAGTACGAAATCTCCCGCGAAGAGCAGGACGAGTTCTCGGCGGGCAGCCAGAACAAAGCTGGCGCTGCGATGGAAGGCGGCAAATTCAAGGCCGAGATCGTCCCGGTCCAGGTCCCCGGCAAGAAGCGTGGCGAGACCGTTGAGTTCGCCGTCGACGAGTTCCCGCGTCCGGGCACCAGCGCCGAGAAGCTCGGCGGCCTCCGCGCGGCCTTCAAGAAGGATGGCACCGTGACGGCGGGCAACGCATCGGGAATCAACGACGGTGGCGCCGCTCTCGTGGTCATGAGCGAGGACGCCGCAAAGTCGCGTGGCCTGAAGCCTCTCGCGAAGATCCGCACCTGGGCGTCCGCCGGCGTCGATCCGTCGATCATGGGCATGGGCCCGTGGCCGGCGTGTGAGAAGGCCCTTGCTCAGGCGGGTCTCACCAAGGACCAGATCGACCTGTGGGAACTCAATGAGGCGTTCGCGGCGCAGTCGCTCGGCGTGCTTCGCGAGCTCCAGATCGACCGTGACCGTGTGAACGTCAACGGTGGCGCGATCGCTCTGGGCCACCCGATCGGCGCCAGCGGCGCGCGAGTGCTGGTCACCCTGCTGCACGCCATGCAGGACCGCGACAAGAACCTCGGTGTCGCCTCGCTCTGCATCGGCGGCGGTCAGGGCATCGCGATGATCGTCGAGCGGTAG
- the glpX gene encoding class II fructose-bisphosphatase: MDRNLAMEVVRVTEAAALESARLMGRGDAAAVDAAAAQAMRKAFGAINAEAVIVIGEGQEGDLHVGQHIGGGSETVSIDVALDALEGATVCATGGANALSLILIGERGRILSCPETYMEKLAVGPAGRRVVDLDRSPTDNLQALAEAKGVYVQDLTVVLLDRPRHSRLIDEVRRAGARVQLLADGDLSAAIATARPDSGIDIVMGIGGAQQGVLAAGALECLGGEFQGRFKPMTSDEVMGLTDAGITDQARIFRAPDLIGENVMFAATGVTNGHLLKGVQFQRGGATTNSVVMRSQSRTVRWIEAFHHFDLKPEY; encoded by the coding sequence ATGGATCGCAATCTCGCAATGGAGGTCGTCCGCGTCACCGAGGCCGCGGCGCTCGAGTCGGCGCGGTTGATGGGTCGCGGGGACGCGGCGGCGGTGGATGCCGCCGCCGCGCAGGCGATGAGGAAAGCCTTCGGCGCGATCAACGCGGAGGCCGTGATCGTCATCGGAGAGGGGCAGGAGGGCGATCTCCACGTCGGTCAGCACATCGGTGGCGGGTCCGAGACCGTGTCGATCGATGTCGCCCTCGACGCGCTGGAAGGCGCGACCGTCTGTGCGACGGGTGGGGCCAATGCGCTTTCCCTAATTCTGATTGGGGAGCGTGGCCGGATTCTCAGCTGTCCCGAAACGTATATGGAGAAGCTCGCCGTGGGCCCGGCGGGGCGGCGGGTGGTCGACCTCGATCGCTCACCCACAGACAACCTGCAGGCCCTCGCCGAAGCGAAGGGCGTGTACGTGCAGGATCTCACGGTGGTTCTCCTCGACCGACCGCGCCATTCGCGGTTGATCGATGAGGTCCGGAGGGCGGGAGCGCGTGTCCAGCTGCTGGCCGACGGCGATCTGTCCGCGGCCATCGCGACCGCTCGACCCGATTCGGGCATCGACATCGTGATGGGAATCGGCGGCGCGCAGCAGGGCGTCTTGGCAGCCGGGGCGTTGGAGTGTCTCGGAGGCGAGTTCCAGGGACGGTTCAAGCCGATGACCAGCGACGAGGTGATGGGTCTCACCGATGCCGGAATCACGGATCAGGCGCGAATCTTTCGCGCACCCGATTTGATCGGGGAGAACGTCATGTTCGCGGCCACCGGCGTCACCAACGGGCACCTTCTGAAAGGCGTGCAGTTCCAGCGGGGCGGCGCGACGACGAACTCGGTCGTGATGCGATCGCAGAGCCGAACGGTCCGCTGGATCGAGGCCTTCCACCACTTCGATTTGAAACCCGAGTACTAG